The genomic region GGGGCGCCCCGCCCCGAACGTGAGCGGCAGGGTGGTGATCCTCGTCGACGACGGCCTGGCGACCGGGTCGAGCATGCGTGCCGCCATCCAGGCGCTCCGCGAGCACCGGCCGGCGCGGATCGTCGTCGCCGTCCCGGTCGCCCCGTCCTCGACGTGCCGCGAGCTGTCGACGATGGTCGACGAGGTGGTCTGCGCGACCACGCCGTCGCCCTTCCTCGCCGTCGGCGAGTGGTACTGGGACTTCGCCCAGACCACCGACGACGAGGTCCTCGGGTTGCTGCGCCAGGCCGCCACCGGGCGGCCGGTGCCGGACAGGGCGCGGACGCTGCCGGACGCCGACGCCGTGCGCGCCGACCTCGTCATCCAGACCGGCGCGCCGGGTGACCACGACCCGCTCCTCGAACTGGTCGGCGACGCCCACTTCGTGCTCATCGGCGAGGCATCCCACGGCACCCACGAGTTCTACGCGGAGCGCGCCCGGCTCACCCGCCGGCTCATCGAGGAGCGGGGGTTCTGCGCGGTCGCGATCGAGGCCGACTGGCCGGACGCGTACCGGGTGAACCGCTTCGTCCGGGGGCGCAGCGACGACGTCACCGCCGGGGAGGCGCTGCGCGGCTTCGAGCGCTTTCCCACCTGGATGTGGCGCAACGCGGTGGTGCTCGACTTCGTGGGATGGCTGCGCGAGCGCAATCAGCGCGCCGGCGGCGGCGAGGCGTCCAGGACCGGCTTCTACGGTCTCGACCTCTACGGCCTGTTCCGCTCCATCCACGAGATCATCGCCTACCTCGAGAACGTCGATCCCGCCGCGGCGGAGCGCGCCCGCGCACGCTTCTCCTGCTTCGACCACTACGGCGAGGAGGGACAGGCGTACGGCTACGCGGCGGCGTTCGGCGCCGGCGATTCCTGCGAGCGTGCGGTGCTCGACCAGCTCGTCGACCTCCACGCCCACGGGCTGGAGCGCGCGCGGCGCGACGGCCTGGTGGCGGAGGAGGAGCTCTTCCACGCGGAGCAGAGCGCGCGC from Candidatus Dormiibacterota bacterium harbors:
- a CDS encoding erythromycin esterase family protein, which codes for MADRLFRHRRDAGRVLADLLGQYRNRGDVVVLALPRGGVPVAYEVATALGAPLDVFLVRKLGVPDHEELAMGAIASGGVLVLDDDVVRGLRIPPEVIQRVAEREGRELARREAAYREGRPAPNVSGRVVILVDDGLATGSSMRAAIQALREHRPARIVVAVPVAPSSTCRELSTMVDEVVCATTPSPFLAVGEWYWDFAQTTDDEVLGLLRQAATGRPVPDRARTLPDADAVRADLVIQTGAPGDHDPLLELVGDAHFVLIGEASHGTHEFYAERARLTRRLIEERGFCAVAIEADWPDAYRVNRFVRGRSDDVTAGEALRGFERFPTWMWRNAVVLDFVGWLRERNQRAGGGEASRTGFYGLDLYGLFRSIHEIIAYLENVDPAAAERARARFSCFDHYGEEGQAYGYAAAFGAGDSCERAVLDQLVDLHAHGLERARRDGLVAEEELFHAEQSARTVRSAERYYRTMFGGQVSSWNLRDHHMTDSLDSLASHLTHQRGEPARIVVWAHNSHVGDARATERAMIGEVSVGQLVRERHPGDCLTIGFTTYTGTVTAADDWGRPADRKRVRPALDGSFEWLFREVAEPSFLLTFRSSPRAVEALSSPRLERAIGVIYRPDIERQSHYFRARITEQFDAVIHIDDTRAVEPLERTAAWDGGEVPDTFPAAV